DNA sequence from the Oncorhynchus keta strain PuntledgeMale-10-30-2019 chromosome 1, Oket_V2, whole genome shotgun sequence genome:
AGGACTGTCCCACAGTCATATAGGCAGGATTTGTaagaaaataaataggctttagtgaagaagaagaagaaaaataaaataagaacAAGAaagtgttttatgttaaaaaaaatattttaaaaaggaaCGTTTGTTTTATAAAACATTAAAAGCAGGTGATAGCCTAATTGTAACATGCTACACGATACAGTACACATATTTCAACTAGATATTGTATTTGTACAGCTAGCCTACTGCACTTATTTTGATGGCACAGTTACTTTATCGGTTGGTTGTAAACCTGTTGAGTTAAACCACAGATGAAACATATTTTTGTTTTTCATGTACTGCACGCCTACGTAGAATGGAAATACCTTCGGCAGTGCAATTAAGACTGTAGGATATTTCATGTTTGCTCCAAAAAAGGTACACAGGAACAAACTAGGAGGAATAGAAACCTGATTATTTTGTTACCTTAGCGACATCACACCTCAACGGTCCTCGTATCATTGTGCACATGGGAACGTGAGGCCATCAAGCTAAGCTGAAAGAACAGACACAACAGGTAAGTTTGATCTTGTAAATAATTTATTGAGCCTAATCCTTCAAATTTGACTCTAGAGTTTTAGCCAAACCAAGATATAGATCAATACCAAAAGACTGTTGTTACATTTGAATTGTTTCAGTTTCAGATGCTTCCATGACTTCTTCCTCATTCATTTTTGTATACCTTTTTTTACATTTCTGTAATTGTAGTTGTAGGCAAATTGTTAAGTCATTTTGAGATTTGTGTTGCAGTTTTTAAAAGAGGGACACGCATGAAGAAGTCATTGATAATTATAATTAGCATTTTTCTTTTCCAGCTTCCAACCTGACCATGGGAGATTACGAAACAAACATCACTTATGATTACAACTATATAGATGAGGTCTGTAACAAGGAAGGTGTTGTCAAGTTTGGCTCCATCGCCACCCCTGCCTTCTTCTCTGTGGTGACCATCCTGAGTCTAGCGGGCAACATCCTGATCCTGGCCATCCTGGCCAAGTACGAGAACCTCAAGTCTCTCACCAACATCTTCATTCTCAACTTGGCCCTATCTGACCTGGTGTTCACCTTTGGTCTGCCCTTCTGGGCAGCCTACCACATCTGGGGCTGGACCTTTGGCTGGTTCCTCTGCAAGACTGTGACATTTGTCTTCTACGCAGGCTTCTACAGCAGCGTTTTGTTCCTGACCATCATGACGATCCACCGCTACCTGGCCGTGGTGCATCCTCTGTCCGACCACGGCTCCCGGAGGGGCTGCTACGGGGTCACCGTCTCTCTCATCATCTGGGCGATCAGTTTTGGTCTGGCCGTCCCCGCTTTGATTTTCAGCTCTGTCCAAGAGAATCCCcacgggggaaaaaaacatttgcaTTGTGAATACGGCGTTCCAATGTGGAGGGAAGTGAGCACATACCAACAGAACGTCTTCTTCTTGGCTGCTTTTGCAGTTATGGGTTTCTGC
Encoded proteins:
- the LOC118387462 gene encoding chemokine XC receptor 1-like, producing MGDYETNITYDYNYIDEVCNKEGVVKFGSIATPAFFSVVTILSLAGNILILAILAKYENLKSLTNIFILNLALSDLVFTFGLPFWAAYHIWGWTFGWFLCKTVTFVFYAGFYSSVLFLTIMTIHRYLAVVHPLSDHGSRRGCYGVTVSLIIWAISFGLAVPALIFSSVQENPHGGKKHLHCEYGVPMWREVSTYQQNVFFLAAFAVMGFCYVRILEAIFKSRSHMRNRTVKLIFSIVAVFFLGWAPYNVVIFLRLLTDYSVAPFNNCEVSMKLDYGFYVCRLIAFSHCCLNPVFYAFVGIKFRNHLKVILQRLCSRRSTVDSQPMGVTHVPSRGSMY